From one Planktothrix agardhii NIES-204 genomic stretch:
- a CDS encoding hypothetical protein (hypothetical protein L8106_18037): protein MVQIQAQGKTITCDRGANLRKVLLENGIDLYNGQASLINCHGFGTCGTCCVEIEGEVSEPQWKEKTRLSLPPHSSDKQRRLACQVQVLGDIKVKKYDGFWGQGSQTAWTP from the coding sequence ATGGTACAAATTCAAGCTCAAGGGAAAACGATTACTTGCGATCGCGGTGCTAATCTCCGTAAAGTCCTATTAGAAAATGGAATTGATCTTTATAATGGTCAAGCTTCCCTAATAAACTGTCACGGATTTGGGACTTGTGGGACTTGTTGCGTCGAAATTGAAGGGGAAGTTTCCGAACCCCAATGGAAAGAGAAAACCCGCCTTTCCCTTCCTCCCCATTCCTCAGATAAACAACGCCGTTTAGCCTGTCAGGTTCAGGTTTTGGGGGATATCAAAGTTAAAAAATATGATGGTTTCTGGGGTCAAGGTTCCCAAACCGCCTGGACTCCCTAA
- a CDS encoding hypothetical protein (competence protein ComM homolog), which yields MLARVWSASIVGIDAVKVGVEVDISGGLPKIMVLGLPDAAVQESRERVKATLKNAGYAFPMRNIVINLTPADLRKEGPSFDLPISIGILAASEQIKADLLGDFLFLGEVSLDGGLRPVAGVLPIAVAAQKMGITGLVVPEDNVQEAAVVQGLSVYGFKSLLDVTDFLNHPSAYQPIKLTASHLLSQKTTIGLDLSEVKGQAHARRALEIAATGGHNLIFVGPPGSGKTMLARRLPGILPPLSFEESLEVTRIYSVAGLLKNRGTLVSDRPFRSPHHSASGPALVGGGTYPKPGEISLAHRGILFADELTEFKRDVLEFLRQPLEDGFVTVSRTKQSVIFPAKFTLVASTNPCPCGYYGDTIQPCTCSPRQREQYWAKLSGPLMDRIDLQVAVNRLKPEEILQQSQGENSANIRQRVITARERTFQRFADEPQLKSNAEMQSRHIQKWCQLDTVGQSLLENAIRKLGLSARASDRILKVGRTIADLSGEDNIKPAHIAEAIQYRTIDRMQ from the coding sequence ATGTTAGCTAGGGTTTGGAGTGCCTCTATTGTTGGAATTGATGCGGTTAAAGTTGGGGTGGAAGTCGATATTTCCGGGGGACTGCCTAAAATTATGGTGTTGGGACTTCCCGATGCGGCGGTTCAGGAATCACGAGAACGGGTAAAAGCGACTTTAAAAAATGCCGGATACGCTTTCCCGATGCGAAATATTGTAATTAATTTAACTCCGGCGGATTTACGCAAAGAAGGGCCAAGTTTTGACCTTCCGATTAGTATTGGGATTTTAGCCGCATCGGAACAAATTAAAGCTGATTTATTGGGGGATTTTTTATTTTTAGGAGAGGTGAGTTTAGATGGCGGATTAAGACCCGTTGCTGGGGTACTTCCGATTGCTGTAGCAGCCCAAAAAATGGGAATTACTGGATTAGTTGTTCCTGAAGATAATGTTCAAGAAGCGGCGGTTGTTCAGGGATTATCGGTTTATGGATTTAAAAGTTTATTAGATGTTACTGATTTTTTAAATCATCCCAGTGCTTATCAACCTATTAAATTAACTGCATCGCATTTATTATCTCAAAAAACAACAATTGGCTTAGATTTAAGTGAAGTTAAGGGACAGGCTCACGCTAGACGGGCGTTAGAAATTGCGGCGACCGGAGGACATAATTTAATTTTTGTCGGGCCGCCGGGGAGTGGAAAAACCATGTTAGCCCGGCGTTTACCTGGGATTTTACCACCTTTAAGTTTTGAAGAATCTTTAGAAGTAACTCGGATTTATTCGGTGGCGGGACTATTAAAAAATCGTGGAACTTTAGTTAGCGATCGCCCTTTTAGAAGTCCCCATCATTCCGCTTCCGGCCCGGCTTTAGTTGGGGGAGGAACCTATCCGAAACCAGGGGAGATTTCTTTAGCCCATCGGGGCATTTTGTTTGCCGATGAATTGACAGAATTTAAACGGGATGTATTAGAGTTTTTAAGACAACCTTTAGAAGATGGATTTGTGACGGTTTCTCGTACTAAACAATCGGTGATTTTTCCGGCTAAATTTACTTTAGTAGCGAGTACCAATCCCTGTCCCTGTGGATATTATGGGGATACTATTCAACCTTGTACTTGTTCGCCTCGTCAACGAGAACAATATTGGGCAAAATTATCGGGGCCATTGATGGATCGGATTGATTTACAAGTGGCAGTTAATAGATTAAAACCAGAGGAAATTTTACAGCAATCTCAAGGTGAAAATTCTGCTAATATTCGACAACGAGTAATTACAGCCCGGGAGCGAACTTTTCAACGATTTGCAGATGAGCCCCAGTTAAAATCCAATGCGGAAATGCAGAGTCGGCATATTCAAAAATGGTGTCAATTGGATACTGTGGGACAGAGTTTATTAGAAAATGCGATTAGAAAATTAGGGTTGTCAGCAAGGGCGAGTGATCGGATTTTAAAGGTAGGTCGAACTATTGCTGATTTATCGGGGGAAGATAATATTAAACCCGCCCATATTGCCGAGGCTATTCAATACCGAACTATTGATCGAATGCAATAA
- the leuA_1 gene encoding 2-isopropylmalate synthase has translation MTHPLWIYDTTLRDGAQREGLSLSLDDKLRIARQLDSLGIPFIEGGWPGANPKDVQFFWKLQEQPLLNSEVVAFCSTRRPNSNAAEDDNLKAILSAGTHWITLFGKSWDLHVIEGLQTTLTENLAMIADTIQFFRSQGRRVIYDAEHWFDGYKNNPNYALQTLITAAQAGAEWLVFCDTNGGTLPHEVTQIVRDAIQATKDLETPFPLQFGIHSHNDSGTAIGNAIAAVLEGVKMVQGTINGYGERCGNANLCTLIPNFQLKLDYNCIQDEQIKRLTEVSRFVSEVANLAPDDHAPFVGLSAFSHKGGIHVSAVQKNPLTYEHIPPEVIGNQRRIVVSDQAGLSNVLAKARTFGIDLDRNNPASRKILQQLKNLENQGYQFEAAEASFDLLMREALGTRKAFFTLKGFQVHCDKFSDEVCHALATVKVTVNAEDILEAAEGNGPVSALDAALRKALVNFYPMIAEFQLRDYKVRIIDGGSGTSAKTRVLVESSNGQQRWTTVGVSTNIIDASYQAVVEGLEYGLLLKQQETPVSVVAVI, from the coding sequence ATGACTCATCCCCTTTGGATCTACGATACCACATTAAGAGACGGCGCCCAACGGGAAGGATTATCTTTATCTCTTGATGATAAATTACGAATTGCGCGTCAATTAGATAGTTTAGGAATCCCTTTTATTGAAGGGGGATGGCCGGGGGCTAATCCTAAAGATGTGCAGTTTTTTTGGAAGTTGCAAGAACAACCCTTACTTAATTCGGAAGTTGTGGCATTTTGTTCCACCCGACGACCGAATAGTAATGCGGCAGAAGATGATAATTTGAAAGCAATTTTATCCGCAGGAACACATTGGATAACATTATTTGGGAAATCCTGGGATTTGCACGTGATCGAAGGATTACAAACCACCCTAACAGAAAATCTGGCGATGATTGCGGATACAATTCAGTTTTTTAGGAGTCAAGGAAGACGGGTTATTTATGATGCGGAACACTGGTTTGATGGCTATAAAAATAATCCTAATTATGCCTTACAAACCTTAATAACGGCGGCCCAGGCGGGGGCGGAATGGTTGGTTTTTTGTGATACGAATGGAGGGACTTTACCCCATGAAGTAACTCAAATTGTTAGGGATGCAATCCAAGCTACAAAAGACTTAGAAACGCCTTTTCCTCTGCAATTTGGGATTCATAGTCATAATGATTCGGGAACGGCTATTGGTAATGCGATCGCAGCCGTATTAGAAGGGGTAAAGATGGTACAGGGAACAATTAATGGCTATGGAGAACGTTGTGGAAATGCTAATCTTTGTACTTTAATTCCCAATTTTCAATTAAAATTAGACTATAATTGTATTCAAGATGAACAGATTAAAAGACTAACAGAAGTAAGTCGGTTTGTGAGTGAAGTTGCTAATTTAGCCCCGGATGATCACGCGCCTTTTGTGGGATTATCTGCCTTTTCCCATAAGGGAGGAATTCATGTTTCTGCGGTACAAAAAAATCCCCTAACCTATGAACATATTCCCCCAGAAGTTATTGGAAATCAACGGCGAATTGTGGTTTCAGATCAAGCTGGTTTAAGTAATGTTTTAGCCAAAGCTAGAACCTTTGGGATTGATTTAGATCGGAATAATCCCGCCAGTCGTAAAATTTTACAACAACTGAAGAATTTAGAAAATCAGGGTTATCAATTTGAAGCGGCAGAGGCGAGTTTTGATTTATTAATGCGAGAAGCATTAGGAACCCGCAAAGCCTTTTTTACACTGAAAGGATTTCAGGTACATTGTGATAAATTCAGCGATGAAGTTTGCCATGCTTTAGCAACGGTGAAAGTTACTGTTAATGCTGAAGATATTTTAGAAGCCGCTGAGGGAAATGGCCCTGTATCAGCCTTGGACGCTGCTTTAAGAAAAGCATTAGTAAATTTTTATCCGATGATTGCTGAATTTCAACTGCGGGATTATAAAGTTAGAATTATTGATGGCGGTTCAGGAACATCGGCAAAAACTCGGGTTTTAGTTGAGTCCAGTAACGGTCAGCAACGTTGGACGACGGTGGGAGTTTCTACTAATATTATTGATGCTTCCTATCAAGCGGTTGTAGAAGGCTTAGAATATGGTTTATTACTTAAACAGCAGGAAACTCCGGTTAGTGTTGTTGCGGTAATTTAA